The Polyangium aurulentum genomic interval GTGCTCGGGTCCGTCGATCGTCAGGTTGTAGACATCGACGGGAGGGGCGTCGGGCATCTTTCGGTGCGTGGTGACCAAGAGCTCGCGCACGTCGGAGGCGCCGAGCCACGCGACGAGCCGCGTCCCCTCGGAGACCTCGCCCGCGGGCGTCCACGCCGCGCGCTCGGCGTCGTAAAACGGGTGCTCGGACGTCACGCCGGCAATCGACAGCTCCCCGGCGGCGATATGGAAGATCTCCGCCGCCCGGGCGCGCAGGACCCGGGCCACGCAGCGCACCACGGGCCTTCGCGTCTCGAGGTCGAGGCTGTAGACCTCGTCGCCCACGGAGATCTCCTCGATGCGGCGAAGCCCGCGCGGGGTCACGATCCGCGTGCCGCGCACGAAGCATGAATTGAAGCAGCTCGCCCCCGCCACGCACAACCCAAGCCCGACCACCCCGATGCCGTGTCGCAAGCTCATGCAAGCCCTCCGCGAGGAGCGGAGCACAGGTCGAGCGATGGCGCAATCCGGCTTCGTTGACCGCCGCGCGGGACGCGTGTAGGCAGCAGCGAGGTCGAAATTCCAGACGGGAGGAGGATCGAGAATGGAGGAGGCGTTTTCCCTCGAGGGCGGCTGCGCCTGCGGCGCGGTGCGGTACAGGATGACGCGGCGGCCGCTCTTCGTGCACTGCTGCCATTGCACCTTTTGCCAGCGCGAGACGGGCGCGGCGTTCGCGTGGAACGCCATGATCGAGTCGCACCTCGTCGAGATCCTCGCGGGAGAGCCCGAGGCCGTGCTCACGCCGCTCCTCGAGCGGCAGGGGGCAGAAGATCGTCCGCTGCCCCGCGTGCCGCGTCGCGGTCTGGAGCCATTACGCGGGCGCGGGCGACGCCGTCCGCTTCGTGCGCGTCGGCACGCTGAACGAGCCCGGCCGGCTCCCGCCCGACATTCACATCTACACGTCCTCGAAGCAGCCGTGGGTCGTCCTTCCGGAGGGCGCCGTGGCCGTGCCGGGGTATTACGATCGCGAGGCCCATTGGCCCGCCGAGAGCCTCGCGCGGCGCCGGGCCCTGCTCGGAGGATAGCGCCGGCGCCCGCGCGCTCGGGCGCTACGGCAGGCAGGCGTCGAGCATGACCTTCACCCGGCTGCCGCCGTCGGCCAGGACGAGGTCGGGCCGGTCGTCGCCGTTCATATCGCCCACGGCGAACGCGTACATGCCCCCGTAGGTGTCGTAACGCTTTCTCGGGCCGAAGTGCCACTCGCCGGTGTTGAGCTTGACGTGCACCGAGACGCCGTCGGCGGCCGCGAGGTCGGGCCGCGTGTCGCCGTCGAGGTCGACGATCGTGATCGCCCGATACTCCGCCAGATCGGGGTAATAGGTGTCGGCGTCGAAGAGGCCGTTCCCCCCG includes:
- a CDS encoding Hint domain-containing protein, whose amino-acid sequence is MSTASGSPARISTRCDSIMAFHANAAPVSRWQKVQWQQCTKSGRRVILYRTAPQAQPPSRENASSILDPPPVWNFDLAAAYTRPARRSTKPDCAIARPVLRSSRRACMSLRHGIGVVGLGLCVAGASCFNSCFVRGTRIVTPRGLRRIEEISVGDEVYSLDLETRRPVVRCVARVLRARAAEIFHIAAGELSIAGVTSEHPFYDAERAAWTPAGEVSEGTRLVAWLGASDVRELLVTTHRKMPDAPPVDVYNLTIDGPEHNYFAEGFLVHNKDPPGVEFDAMGAPCDSDADCPPITVLLTCATVSDGRCGTIEQRCTESLCAEGPLTTVCGCDGKPHADDRCTGIKPFAIDKRAGACTPPEGMLHCGDETCASDSQFCMAGYSEIKCADLPPQCLGAQATCKCLELAGVEGCGCSVEDGGLRVAECKPEF